The genomic stretch CGGGCGATCCGCTGGTGTTCGGCCGCGCCGGCGAGGAGATGGCCGCATTGCGCGATGCCGGTATTGCCTATGAAGTGGTTCCGGGCGTCACCGCGGCCTTTGCCGCCGCCGCCGATTTCGAACTGCCGCTGACCTTGCGCGGCGTGTCCTCGTCGATGGTGTTCACCACCGGCCACGACCTCAAGGGCAATTCATTGCCCGACTGGGCCAAGCTTGCCATTTCCGGGGCCACCGTCGCCGTCTATATGGGCCGCTCGGTGGCGGCTGAAGTCGCCGGCCGGCTGATCGAGGCGGGCCTGTCGCCGGACACGGCGGTGGCCGTGGTCGAGAATGCCAGCCTTGCCAACCGTCGCCGCTTCCACGGCACGCTGGCCGACCTGCCGTCGCTGGAAGCGCGGGGCGATCTTTCCGGGCCGGTCATGACCATCATCGGCGACGCCGTCGCCGGCGCCAATTTTGAACGGTCCGAGCCGCTCGCGGCACACAGGCAAGAAGGCGCGGTCAAAGCCGCCACTGAGAAGGTTGAGCCATGAAGATACTGACCGCCAACCGCCTGACCGACGGCATCGCCGTCTGGTACGCCGATGGTGGCTGGGCCGAGACGGTGGGCCAGGCTGACCTTGCCCATGACAAGGCAGCCGAGGATCGCCTGGAGGCGATCGGCGCCAAGGCCTATGCCGACAATGAAGTGGTCGATGTCAACCTGATCGACGCGGAAGTGGTCGACGGTGTCGTCGAGCCGGTGCGGTTGCGTGAAAAGATCCGCGCCGCCGGCCCGACCATTCGCGGCGATCTCGGCAAGCAGGCCGAGCGGGCGGCATAGCCAGGATTTGAGTGAAACGGGCGGACGCGCCCTGAAAGACGAAGCATGTACCGTTACGATGAGTTCGACCACGATTTTGTCCAGGCCCGCGTCGCCGAGTTCAGCGACCAGGTCCAGCGCCGGCTGTCCGGCGAGATCACAGAGGACCAGTTCCGGCCTCTGCGGCTGATGAACGGCGTCTACCTGCAGCTGCACGCCTATATGCTGCGCATCGCGGTGCCCTACGGCACGCTGAACGGCAAGCAACTGCGCATGCTCGGCCACATCGCCCGCAAATACGATAAGGGCTACGGCCACTTCACGACGCGCCAGAACATCCAGTTCAACTGGCCGGCGCTGTCGGACATTCCGGCGATCCTGGCCGATCTCGCCAGCGTCGAGATGCACGCCATCCAGACCAGCGGCAACTGCATCCGCAACGTCACCGCCGACCATTTCGCCGGTGCCGCCGCCGACGAGGTCGCCGATCCGCGCCCCTATGCGGAAATCCTGCGGCAATGGTCCTCGGTGCATCCGGAATTCTCGTTCCTGCCGAGAAAATTCAAGATCGCGGTGACGGGCGCCGAGCGCGATCGCGCCGCCATCCAGACGCATGACATCGGCCTGCACCTGAAGAAGAACGCCGCAGGCGAGCTTGGCTTTGCCGTCTATGTCGGCGGCGGCCAGGGTCGCACGCCGATGGTGGCGAGGAAGATCCGCGATTTCCTGCCGGAAGCCGACCTTCTGTCCTACTGCACGGCGATCCTGCGTGTTTACAATCTCTATGGCCGCCGCGATAACAAGTACAAGGCGCGCATCAAGATCCTGGTGCACGAGAC from Mesorhizobium sp. 113-3-3 encodes the following:
- a CDS encoding DUF2849 domain-containing protein, whose translation is MKILTANRLTDGIAVWYADGGWAETVGQADLAHDKAAEDRLEAIGAKAYADNEVVDVNLIDAEVVDGVVEPVRLREKIRAAGPTIRGDLGKQAERAA